The stretch of DNA CAAAGAAATCATCTCCTACAATTTCATTTGTTTCGTCTTCAACACCAACTAAAATATAAGAATTATTTACAGGATTAGAGTTAGATAAAGCACAAATGTGTTTTAAAAATTTTGCCTTTCCTTCTTTAGTATGTAAGTTTAACTGACGCTTTTTATCATAAAATGAATTCTCATCATGATGAGCTAATAAATTTTTGATAAGCAAGCGTTTATTAATCATTTTTTAAATTCTGTTTACTGAAAACTGAGACTGAAAACTGTAGACTAAATCAAGGCACTTTATGTCCCATACTTGTAGTCCAAATTTTAAACCAATCTTCTGTTTCTAATCGAAATGAATTGATTTTTTTCAGGTTTTCAACTCGATCACTATTTGCTGTTCCAACAACTGGAATTACTTGCGAAGGATGTTGTAAAATCCATTGTAAAAGAATAATATCTGCCGAAACTTCATATTTAATTATCAAATCGGCAAGTAAAATCTTCAATCTTAAAGTTTGCTCGTTATCTTCTTTAAAAACACTACCTAACGGATTCCATGCCATTGGTTTTATCTTATGTAAATTCATGTAATCTAATTGCCCATCAGTTAAAGGAAAATGATGAGTAACAGAAAATTGAATTTGATTGACTTCTACCTCAACATATTGTTTTACTAAATCGGTTTGATGAGGTAAAAAATTAGACAAACCAAAATGGTTTATTTTTCCCGTTTTTTTTAATTCCGTAACAGCTTCCGCCACTTCTTCAGCTTGTAAAAGCGGACTTGGTCTATGCAATAAAAGCAAATCTAAGTAATCAGTTTGAAGATTTTTTAGCGATTCTTCTACACTCCACAAAATATATTGTTTAGAATAATCATAATGTTTTATGCTGTAATCTCTTTTTTCAGATAAATATTTAATACCACATTTAGAAATTAATTGAATATTCTCTCTTAGAATTCCAGAATTTTTAAAGGCCTTTCCAAAGCTTTC from Flavobacterium haoranii encodes:
- a CDS encoding aldo/keto reductase, which gives rise to MKKMKFSSLIAGVMNWGVWDKNLDTNAMEKLIHTFINQDITSFDHADIYGGYTTEESFGKAFKNSGILRENIQLISKCGIKYLSEKRDYSIKHYDYSKQYILWSVEESLKNLQTDYLDLLLLHRPSPLLQAEEVAEAVTELKKTGKINHFGLSNFLPHQTDLVKQYVEVEVNQIQFSVTHHFPLTDGQLDYMNLHKIKPMAWNPLGSVFKEDNEQTLRLKILLADLIIKYEVSADIILLQWILQHPSQVIPVVGTANSDRVENLKKINSFRLETEDWFKIWTTSMGHKVP